One segment of Pandoraea pnomenusa DNA contains the following:
- a CDS encoding IMPACT family protein gives MYALAAPVETELEIRKSRFIGIVMPAASREAAMRELDALRVRYPNATHYCWVLLCDGASGFDDDGEPGGTAAKPMYNVLMHKGLTNVFAVVVRYYGGIKLGAGGLTRAYGQAVSEALKLATLTAVEPMAQMRYRCAFAHEAMLRRLAERHAAQVLDVAYDDAVTLQLCLRARDVAAFEADATEALSGGLERCGAA, from the coding sequence ATGTACGCATTGGCAGCGCCGGTCGAGACCGAGCTGGAAATCAGGAAGAGCCGGTTCATCGGCATTGTCATGCCGGCGGCGTCGCGCGAGGCGGCCATGCGCGAACTCGACGCACTGCGCGTGCGCTACCCGAACGCCACGCACTACTGCTGGGTGTTGCTGTGCGACGGAGCGTCGGGCTTCGACGACGATGGCGAACCGGGGGGCACCGCCGCCAAGCCCATGTACAACGTGCTCATGCACAAGGGCCTGACGAATGTCTTTGCGGTGGTGGTGCGTTATTACGGCGGCATCAAGCTTGGCGCGGGCGGACTGACCCGCGCGTACGGTCAGGCGGTGAGCGAAGCCCTCAAGCTGGCCACGCTCACCGCAGTCGAGCCGATGGCGCAGATGCGTTACCGCTGTGCGTTCGCCCACGAAGCGATGCTGCGCCGGCTGGCGGAGCGTCATGCCGCGCAAGTGCTCGATGTTGCCTACGACGACGCGGTGACGTTGCAACTGTGCCTGCGAGCGCGCGACGTCGCTGCGTTCGAGGCCGACGCGACAGAGGCATTGAGCGGCGGCCTCGAACGTTGCGGCGCGGCCTGA
- a CDS encoding cupredoxin domain-containing protein — protein MMRSFLHRTAPAQLALGTLVLALAVPALADDMHAMHMQHGQGNAAAPAIGEAGDDAQATRTVDVDMRDTMRFSPATITVRRGDTVRFVVTNNGKVRHEMTLGTASALAEHAKMMQQMPDMKHAEANAVTVDPGQRKTLVWHFTQPGTVEFACLEPGHFEAGMRGVVNVR, from the coding sequence ATGATGCGTTCGTTTCTTCATCGCACCGCGCCCGCGCAACTCGCGCTCGGCACACTCGTCCTGGCACTCGCCGTGCCGGCCCTCGCCGACGACATGCATGCCATGCACATGCAGCACGGCCAGGGCAACGCGGCGGCGCCGGCCATCGGCGAGGCCGGCGACGACGCGCAGGCCACCCGCACCGTGGACGTCGACATGCGCGACACCATGCGCTTCTCGCCCGCCACGATCACCGTGCGCCGTGGCGACACGGTGCGTTTTGTCGTGACGAACAACGGCAAGGTGCGTCACGAGATGACGCTGGGCACGGCATCGGCGCTGGCCGAGCACGCGAAGATGATGCAGCAGATGCCGGACATGAAGCACGCCGAGGCCAACGCGGTGACGGTCGATCCCGGTCAGCGCAAGACCCTCGTGTGGCACTTCACGCAGCCCGGCACCGTGGAATTCGCGTGTCTCGAACCGGGACACTTCGAGGCAGGCATGCGCGGCGTGGTCAATGTGCGGTAG